The Zobellia alginiliquefaciens genome contains a region encoding:
- a CDS encoding sulfatase family protein gives MKKNDRMRILVISFMFLVVAVPNIWGQGRVKKPNVIIFFMDDQGYEDVGVFGSPLIKTPNLDEMAGNGMRFTDFYSASPVCSPSRAALLTGAYPPRVNVPVVLWPNKEGGLSNKELTIADMLKTKKYTTACIGKWHLGDEAQYLPIKQGFDSYYGIPFSNDMSANTSAKVADNILFREGMTLDSLREEKWRGGQVPLFRQDEVIEYPVDQTTLTQRYTQEALGFIQKNKDNPFFLYVAHTMPHIPLYASDNFKGKSARGLYGDVIEELDWSMGQILKSLETLEIDDNTLVIFASDNGPWKLDNGHGGSAYPLRGYKFNTYEGGMRVPMIAQWKGQIPANTVCSEVTSTIDILPTVAYLTDCKLPDEKIDGYNIWPIMQGKSKKSPHAKTGFYYYKKTTAEAVRKENWKLRRVEGVIELFNLDEDISETTNVASSNPKKVRELTKMLDEFDAELKTDVNRYQ, from the coding sequence ATGAAAAAAAATGATAGGATGAGGATATTGGTAATTTCTTTCATGTTTTTGGTGGTAGCAGTTCCTAATATTTGGGGACAAGGGAGAGTCAAGAAACCAAATGTGATTATATTTTTCATGGATGATCAAGGGTATGAAGATGTAGGCGTATTTGGTTCTCCATTGATAAAAACCCCGAATTTGGACGAGATGGCCGGAAACGGAATGAGGTTCACAGATTTTTATTCCGCTTCTCCTGTTTGTTCTCCTTCTAGAGCTGCTTTACTAACAGGGGCATATCCGCCTAGAGTTAACGTGCCAGTGGTGTTGTGGCCCAATAAAGAAGGCGGTCTTTCAAACAAAGAACTGACCATTGCCGATATGTTAAAAACCAAGAAATACACCACAGCTTGTATTGGTAAATGGCATCTAGGAGATGAGGCGCAATACCTACCAATAAAACAAGGTTTTGACTCTTACTATGGAATTCCTTTTAGCAATGATATGTCTGCTAATACAAGCGCCAAGGTTGCCGATAATATTCTTTTTAGAGAGGGAATGACCTTGGATAGTTTACGTGAAGAGAAATGGAGAGGAGGTCAAGTACCCTTGTTCAGACAGGATGAAGTAATAGAGTATCCTGTAGACCAGACAACCTTAACCCAGCGATATACGCAAGAAGCTCTTGGGTTTATTCAGAAGAATAAAGACAATCCTTTCTTTCTCTATGTAGCCCATACTATGCCGCATATCCCATTATATGCTTCTGATAATTTTAAAGGAAAAAGTGCCCGCGGTTTGTATGGGGATGTGATAGAAGAGTTGGATTGGAGCATGGGGCAAATCTTAAAATCTTTAGAGACGCTAGAAATTGACGATAATACTTTGGTGATTTTTGCTTCGGATAATGGTCCTTGGAAACTTGATAACGGCCATGGAGGTAGTGCGTACCCACTAAGAGGGTATAAGTTCAATACCTACGAAGGCGGTATGCGCGTACCAATGATAGCACAATGGAAAGGACAAATACCGGCCAATACCGTTTGTTCCGAAGTTACCTCTACCATAGATATATTGCCTACCGTAGCATACCTAACGGATTGCAAGCTACCCGATGAAAAGATAGACGGCTATAATATTTGGCCGATAATGCAAGGTAAATCCAAAAAGTCGCCACATGCAAAAACCGGTTTTTACTACTATAAGAAAACCACTGCAGAAGCGGTTAGAAAAGAAAATTGGAAACTACGCAGAGTTGAAGGAGTCATAGAACTTTTTAATTTGGATGAAGATATATCGGAGACGACCAATGTTGCATCTTCCAACCCTAAAAAAGTAAGAGAGCTGACCAAGATGTTAGATGAATTTGATGCGGAATTAAAAACGGATGTCAACAGATATCAATAA
- a CDS encoding glycoside hydrolase family 3 protein codes for MKYLNQITKVVIFSMVMIAIFAYTDEKEKTPVYKNPDAPIEDRVNDLLDKMTLEEKFWQMFMIPGDLSDGKEKYKHGIFGFQVSSKGKNDNAAEQLMDYGPSGSAEEMTNKINEIQKYFLEETRLGIPIIPFNEALHGLARDGATVFPQAIALAASWDTTLVGNVGRAVTKETKTRGIRQILSPVLNIARDVRWGRTEETYGEDPFLTTQMAKTYIGAFEREGVITTPKHFVANVGAGGRDSYPIDFNERILEEVYFPAFKEVFKETGARSVMTSYNSLNGTPCTSNEWLLRTKLKEEWGFEGFVISDAGATGGANVLHFTAKDYAEATEDAVEAGLDVLFQTSYNHYPLFWEAYEKGMVDIKAIDEAVSRILKAKFGLGLFENPYVDAKDAAFWNGHQDHQELARKAAASSMVLLKNDQEVLPIDKNKKVALIGFDAKEARLGGYSGPGNKVVSMYDGLVAKIGKENINYAPGVPLKEQNYQTVDKTYLSTEESGKKAVGLSAEYYDNISLKGTPTVKRIDKQMAFSWTLFSPHEDLPYDWFSVRWNGKIKGPKNGPVTIGIEGNDGYRIYLDGKLFIDNWKKQSYNTIVKPFEFEKDKEYDIRIEFFESAGNSKIKLVWDAGVEQDYQARINKAVTAAKNANVAVITAGINEGEFRDRALLDLPGHQEELIKAVAATGTPTIVVLVGGSAITMGNWINEIDGILMAWYSGENGGNGLADVLFGDANPAGRLPITFPVDVAQCPLYYNNKPTGRGDNYHNLTGQPLFPFGYGLSYTFFTYSDLQFSKTNISADETVTVSCKVENTGEVIGDEVVQLYIRDELASVVRPIKELKGFQRITLKPGQQKTVSFELGEKELSMLDKDLNRIVEPGDFRIMVGASSKDIRLRGFVKVNEN; via the coding sequence GTGAAATACTTGAACCAAATAACCAAAGTTGTAATCTTTTCCATGGTAATGATTGCCATTTTTGCCTATACGGATGAGAAAGAAAAAACACCCGTATATAAAAATCCAGATGCGCCAATTGAAGATCGGGTAAACGATCTTTTGGACAAGATGACGTTGGAAGAGAAATTCTGGCAAATGTTTATGATTCCTGGAGACCTTTCCGATGGAAAAGAAAAATATAAGCATGGTATTTTCGGATTTCAAGTATCCTCAAAAGGAAAAAACGATAATGCAGCCGAACAGTTAATGGATTACGGTCCTTCTGGTAGCGCAGAGGAAATGACCAATAAAATCAATGAGATTCAAAAGTATTTTCTAGAAGAAACACGGTTGGGTATTCCAATTATTCCTTTTAATGAAGCTTTACACGGTTTGGCCCGTGATGGGGCAACGGTTTTTCCGCAAGCAATAGCCTTAGCTGCAAGTTGGGATACGACATTGGTGGGCAACGTTGGCCGTGCGGTTACGAAGGAAACCAAAACAAGGGGTATTCGGCAGATTCTTTCTCCTGTATTGAACATTGCACGAGATGTACGTTGGGGCCGTACGGAGGAAACCTATGGAGAAGACCCGTTTTTAACTACTCAAATGGCCAAAACTTATATTGGAGCGTTTGAGCGTGAAGGCGTCATAACCACGCCTAAACATTTTGTAGCCAATGTAGGTGCAGGTGGTCGTGATAGCTACCCAATAGATTTTAACGAACGTATTCTAGAAGAGGTCTATTTTCCTGCCTTCAAAGAGGTTTTTAAAGAAACGGGAGCAAGGTCCGTAATGACATCGTATAACTCACTAAATGGAACACCTTGTACTTCCAATGAATGGTTGCTAAGAACCAAACTTAAAGAAGAATGGGGTTTTGAAGGTTTCGTTATTTCCGATGCCGGAGCTACTGGTGGCGCTAATGTGCTCCATTTTACGGCCAAAGATTATGCAGAGGCTACGGAAGATGCCGTGGAAGCAGGTCTAGATGTATTGTTTCAGACCAGTTATAATCATTATCCTCTTTTTTGGGAAGCCTATGAAAAGGGAATGGTAGATATAAAAGCCATAGATGAAGCGGTTTCAAGGATATTAAAAGCAAAATTTGGACTTGGACTTTTTGAAAATCCGTATGTAGATGCCAAGGATGCTGCGTTCTGGAACGGTCATCAAGACCATCAAGAATTGGCACGTAAAGCGGCGGCCTCCTCTATGGTGCTTTTGAAAAACGATCAAGAAGTATTGCCTATCGATAAAAATAAAAAGGTAGCCCTTATAGGCTTTGATGCCAAGGAGGCCAGGTTAGGAGGCTATAGCGGTCCTGGTAATAAAGTGGTCTCTATGTATGATGGCCTGGTTGCCAAAATAGGTAAAGAAAATATAAACTATGCTCCCGGCGTGCCATTAAAGGAACAAAATTACCAAACAGTAGACAAAACCTATCTGTCTACTGAGGAGTCTGGTAAAAAAGCTGTTGGCCTTTCTGCCGAATACTACGATAACATATCGCTAAAAGGCACACCAACTGTGAAGCGCATTGATAAGCAAATGGCTTTTTCATGGACACTTTTCTCGCCTCATGAAGATTTGCCGTACGATTGGTTTTCCGTGCGCTGGAACGGTAAGATCAAAGGTCCTAAAAACGGTCCGGTTACTATTGGTATAGAAGGGAACGACGGATACAGGATTTACCTTGATGGTAAATTATTTATTGACAACTGGAAAAAGCAATCATACAATACCATTGTAAAACCATTCGAATTTGAAAAGGACAAGGAATACGATATCCGAATCGAATTTTTTGAATCCGCAGGGAATTCCAAAATTAAATTAGTTTGGGATGCAGGTGTCGAGCAAGATTATCAAGCACGGATAAACAAAGCCGTAACCGCGGCAAAAAATGCGAACGTAGCCGTAATTACCGCTGGTATTAACGAAGGAGAGTTCAGGGATAGGGCACTGTTGGATTTACCGGGACACCAAGAAGAATTGATTAAGGCAGTGGCCGCTACGGGAACCCCAACAATTGTTGTTCTTGTAGGCGGAAGCGCTATAACTATGGGGAATTGGATCAATGAGATAGATGGTATTTTAATGGCATGGTACTCCGGTGAAAATGGAGGGAACGGTCTAGCCGATGTCCTTTTTGGAGATGCCAATCCAGCGGGTAGATTGCCAATAACCTTCCCTGTAGACGTGGCTCAATGTCCATTATATTACAATAATAAACCAACGGGTAGAGGAGACAATTATCATAATCTTACCGGTCAGCCCTTATTTCCTTTCGGATATGGTCTCAGTTATACCTTCTTCACATACAGTGACCTGCAGTTTAGTAAGACCAATATTTCCGCCGATGAAACCGTAACGGTAAGTTGTAAGGTTGAAAATACCGGGGAGGTAATTGGAGATGAGGTAGTACAATTGTACATAAGGGATGAGTTGGCTAGTGTAGTAAGGCCCATCAAGGAATTGAAAGGCTTTCAGCGAATTACTTTAAAACCGGGACAGCAAAAGACCGTTTCCTTTGAGTTGGGAGAAAAGGAGCTATCCATGTTGGACAAAGACTTAAACCGTATTGTAGAGCCAGGAGATTTTAGAATTATGGTAGGTGCATCCTCAAAAGATATTAGATTGAGAGGTTTTGTAAAAGTGAATGAAAATTGA
- a CDS encoding SGNH/GDSL hydrolase family protein, whose translation MKRLDFLKRAGAGSIGLILLPQVYSCATNKNKAEAAWAGIRSGDGPVFAYVHPKKGVPNVLLYGDSISIGYTTTVRAELEGKASVYRIYNNGMSSNILITKMEKLEKTMFKPYLKGGWGFEWDVIHFNVGLHDIKYMGSKGLDKENGKIVSSVATYKENLKNICDYLQEKFPKAKLVFATTTPVPENAKGRFAGDAKKYNTAAREVLKNYPSISINDLYDYTLPHHEEWMEEPGNVHYNKLGRTAQGKRVAQVILEQLDQ comes from the coding sequence ATGAAACGACTGGATTTTTTAAAAAGAGCAGGAGCGGGTAGTATAGGTTTGATACTCTTGCCACAAGTCTATTCCTGTGCTACTAACAAAAATAAAGCAGAAGCGGCATGGGCCGGTATTCGGTCAGGAGATGGTCCTGTTTTTGCATATGTCCATCCTAAAAAAGGGGTTCCCAATGTTTTGTTGTACGGCGATTCTATTTCCATTGGATATACAACGACTGTCAGAGCGGAACTAGAGGGAAAAGCATCCGTTTATAGAATTTATAATAATGGTATGTCCAGCAACATATTGATCACTAAGATGGAAAAGCTGGAAAAGACCATGTTCAAGCCGTACCTTAAAGGAGGTTGGGGTTTTGAATGGGATGTTATTCATTTTAATGTTGGGTTGCATGATATAAAATATATGGGTAGCAAAGGTTTGGACAAAGAGAATGGAAAAATTGTCTCTAGCGTAGCCACATACAAGGAAAACTTAAAAAATATCTGTGACTATCTACAAGAGAAATTTCCGAAAGCCAAACTAGTTTTTGCTACTACGACGCCGGTACCGGAAAATGCCAAAGGCAGGTTTGCCGGAGATGCTAAAAAATACAATACTGCCGCTCGGGAGGTTTTAAAAAATTATCCATCTATAAGTATAAACGACTTATACGACTACACTTTGCCGCATCATGAAGAATGGATGGAAGAACCAGGAAATGTACATTACAATAAACTAGGAAGAACAGCGCAGGGCAAGCGGGTTGCACAAGTAATATTAGAACAATTAGATCAGTAA
- a CDS encoding beta-N-acetylhexosaminidase: MHKFISHIIVFSALVFGLPALAQESFFIPQPESVSFTEGAFQLDENVKVIVPKKLQGTLIPYLAEKFQNDVKLNLTYSYKEANRGEKYILFKLNKKSELQDEGYQLEVTPESITVTAKDYGGLFNGFQTLRQTFPLEKSEVVTIPAMNVNDNPRFGWRGIMLDVSRHFQDKEYILKQIDVLSAYKINKFHWHLTDDQGWRIEIKKYPNLTDKGAWRADRTGISWWQREKATADEPKTVGGFYTQEDIKEVIAYAKVRNVEVIPEIDIPGHSKALVASYPELFCYDDAEANFEVAVGGKAPDNAVCAGKEYTYEFLEGVIEEIAALFPSEYLHIGGDECNKSNWKKCPYCQKTKAENNLKDEEELQSHFIQRIHKIVKDKKKTMIGWDEILSGNGAPGATIMAWRRGTYTPQITAPQNGYPTIMTSYKYMYISQIQGATVSEPEGPKVVLPLSKVYSHEPMPKELTAEQQELVLGNQASLWGEFTPTEEHNEYMLYPRALASAEVSWSVPENKNWLRFQQSLGDYHFKKLKDWQVNAAHSVFSVYPSYAIDELHNQAIVFLQTETDGNEIYYTLDGKDPTSRSKKYNGKFRTEAKTLLKAGLFNKEGKLLGNVLELRLK; encoded by the coding sequence ATGCATAAATTTATAAGTCATATCATCGTTTTTTCTGCCTTGGTCTTCGGTTTACCGGCCTTGGCCCAAGAATCTTTTTTTATTCCGCAACCGGAGTCTGTTTCTTTTACAGAAGGAGCTTTTCAGCTAGATGAAAATGTAAAAGTCATTGTACCCAAAAAATTACAGGGAACGTTAATTCCTTATTTGGCGGAAAAGTTTCAAAACGACGTTAAGCTAAACCTGACATATTCCTACAAGGAAGCAAATCGTGGTGAAAAGTATATACTTTTTAAGTTAAACAAAAAATCAGAATTACAGGATGAAGGTTATCAGCTGGAGGTGACGCCAGAGTCAATAACTGTTACGGCCAAAGATTATGGCGGACTATTTAATGGATTTCAAACCCTGAGACAAACCTTTCCATTAGAAAAATCGGAAGTAGTAACCATACCTGCAATGAATGTAAATGATAACCCCAGATTTGGGTGGCGTGGTATTATGTTAGATGTGTCCAGGCATTTTCAGGATAAGGAGTATATCTTAAAACAGATAGATGTGCTTTCAGCTTATAAAATCAACAAATTTCACTGGCATTTAACGGATGACCAAGGGTGGCGGATAGAGATAAAAAAGTACCCCAACCTTACGGATAAAGGAGCATGGCGCGCAGACAGAACAGGAATTAGCTGGTGGCAAAGAGAAAAGGCTACGGCCGATGAGCCCAAAACGGTTGGAGGTTTTTATACACAAGAAGATATAAAAGAAGTAATCGCCTATGCAAAGGTCCGTAATGTAGAGGTAATTCCAGAGATAGATATTCCCGGCCATAGTAAAGCACTTGTAGCCTCATATCCAGAATTGTTCTGTTATGATGATGCAGAGGCTAATTTTGAAGTAGCCGTAGGAGGTAAGGCTCCAGATAATGCTGTTTGTGCCGGAAAAGAATATACATACGAATTTTTGGAAGGTGTAATAGAAGAAATTGCTGCATTGTTTCCCTCGGAATACCTGCATATAGGGGGTGATGAGTGCAACAAGAGTAACTGGAAAAAATGTCCGTATTGCCAGAAAACCAAAGCGGAAAACAACCTTAAGGATGAAGAAGAACTACAGAGCCACTTTATTCAGAGGATACACAAAATCGTAAAGGACAAAAAAAAGACCATGATAGGATGGGATGAAATCTTAAGTGGAAACGGAGCCCCAGGAGCAACTATTATGGCATGGAGACGCGGCACTTATACACCGCAGATTACTGCACCTCAAAACGGGTACCCTACCATAATGACATCCTACAAATACATGTACATCAGTCAAATACAAGGTGCTACCGTTTCTGAGCCCGAAGGGCCTAAAGTTGTACTCCCATTATCCAAAGTATACAGCCATGAACCTATGCCCAAAGAATTGACAGCAGAACAACAAGAATTGGTTTTGGGCAATCAGGCCAGTTTATGGGGAGAATTTACCCCCACAGAAGAACATAACGAATATATGCTATATCCGCGCGCTTTGGCAAGTGCCGAGGTGTCATGGAGCGTACCTGAAAATAAAAACTGGCTCAGGTTTCAACAATCGTTAGGTGATTATCACTTTAAAAAATTAAAGGATTGGCAGGTAAATGCCGCTCATAGTGTGTTTAGCGTATACCCATCCTATGCAATAGACGAATTGCATAACCAGGCCATTGTTTTTCTACAGACCGAGACCGATGGTAACGAAATATATTACACACTAGATGGCAAGGATCCGACTAGTAGGAGTAAAAAGTACAACGGAAAATTTAGAACAGAAGCCAAAACATTACTCAAAGCTGGACTTTTTAATAAAGAAGGAAAACTATTGGGTAACGTATTGGAATTAAGATTAAAGTGA
- a CDS encoding sulfatase family protein, which yields MKRTWSTIFFCLLGLQLALAQTQPNIVYIICDDLGYGDIQFLNPEKGKILTPRVDALASEAMTFTDAHSASAVCTPSRYAILTGRYNWRTRLQAGVLTGGVDPLIAQDLTTVPKMLKKAGYTTAAIGKWHLGFDYVDDKGNSYELYEGKKMIGAPIGATVPNGPISRGFDSYIGFHHSRDMQTVVKDDKVIDKMPPIQMLQFLGDQAEDYITKATPKNEPFFMYLALNSPHSPVVPSEAWQGKSGMGDYADFVMETDDVVGRVLDALEKNGIADNTLVFFTSDNGCSEPVSKAKQLEKNYGHYPSADFRGYKSDIWEGGHRIPFIVKWPGVIEPGTTNNQLICQTNLMATTAQIAGVALDDSTGVDSYSILPMLKNRKTKTDYKLVVHHSINGKFSIRNKKWKLELTPGSGGWSNPKDNKAIEIGLPAIQLYNMQKDPGETKNLSEKHPKLVEKLTVELVRIVENGRTTSGTAQANDVTVDIFKNKASKQDTAH from the coding sequence ATGAAAAGGACATGGTCTACAATATTTTTTTGCTTGCTTGGGCTACAATTAGCATTGGCACAGACACAACCGAACATCGTATACATTATCTGCGATGATTTGGGTTACGGAGATATACAGTTTTTGAACCCTGAAAAGGGTAAAATACTAACCCCACGGGTAGATGCATTGGCTAGCGAAGCTATGACATTTACAGACGCTCATTCGGCATCGGCAGTCTGTACGCCATCTAGGTATGCAATACTAACAGGAAGGTATAATTGGAGAACGAGATTGCAGGCAGGTGTGTTGACAGGTGGTGTAGACCCTTTAATTGCGCAAGATCTGACAACGGTACCTAAGATGCTAAAGAAGGCGGGCTATACCACGGCAGCAATAGGGAAATGGCATTTGGGTTTCGATTATGTAGATGATAAAGGAAACTCCTATGAATTATACGAAGGCAAAAAGATGATTGGAGCACCGATCGGCGCTACCGTTCCAAATGGACCAATATCCCGTGGCTTTGACAGTTATATTGGTTTTCATCATTCTAGAGATATGCAGACCGTTGTTAAAGATGATAAGGTTATCGATAAAATGCCACCTATACAGATGCTTCAATTTTTAGGAGATCAGGCGGAAGATTATATTACGAAAGCCACGCCTAAAAACGAACCGTTTTTCATGTACTTGGCCTTGAACTCGCCCCATAGTCCCGTAGTACCATCCGAAGCATGGCAAGGTAAAAGCGGTATGGGCGATTATGCAGATTTTGTGATGGAAACGGATGATGTAGTTGGCAGGGTTTTGGATGCCTTGGAAAAAAATGGGATTGCGGACAATACTTTGGTGTTCTTTACAAGCGATAACGGTTGTTCGGAACCAGTTTCAAAAGCAAAACAATTGGAAAAGAACTATGGTCACTATCCAAGTGCGGATTTTAGAGGTTATAAATCGGATATTTGGGAAGGCGGACATCGGATTCCGTTTATCGTGAAATGGCCTGGGGTAATAGAACCCGGCACTACCAATAATCAGCTTATCTGCCAGACAAATTTAATGGCGACCACAGCGCAAATTGCTGGCGTGGCATTAGATGATTCCACAGGTGTGGATTCTTACAGTATTCTACCTATGCTGAAAAATAGAAAAACCAAAACGGATTACAAGTTGGTGGTGCATCATTCTATTAACGGTAAGTTTTCTATTCGGAATAAGAAATGGAAATTAGAGCTTACCCCTGGCTCTGGAGGTTGGAGTAATCCAAAGGATAATAAAGCTATTGAAATAGGACTTCCTGCCATTCAATTGTACAACATGCAGAAAGACCCTGGGGAAACTAAAAATCTGTCTGAAAAACATCCCAAGTTGGTAGAAAAATTAACGGTGGAGTTGGTGCGTATTGTTGAAAATGGGCGCACAACATCCGGAACGGCACAGGCCAACGATGTTACCGTAGATATATTCAAGAATAAAGCGTCCAAACAAGATACAGCACATTAA
- a CDS encoding GH92 family glycosyl hydrolase — protein sequence MKNEKMKITAGFSMLLSCIMVACSSTNVENKVVQEDEAAAIIGKQAVDYIDPIIGAVTYGKKSEDAHGFGKTFPGAATPFGLVQLSPDTFTGGDNGPGYSYEHPTMEGFSFTHMSGIGWFGDLGNFLVTPAVGALQTNRGVPEKPESGYRSRYSHDTEVTEAGYYAVTMEDYKVRTELTAAPRAGIIRFTYPESDSSRVQIDLSRRVGGTSTEQYIKIVNENTIEGWMKCPPEGGGWGAGAGNADYVVYFYCQFSKPLKDYGIWSADLPDVKRKMRWIRKDNYQNAVKNAKIYTDKTELQGKHLGFYTNFNTKEDEEVLVKSGISFVSIAGAKENLEHDINHWDFDKTRQEARDLWSDAISNISVEGGTNAEKTIFYTSLYHTLIDPRAFSDVNGNYIGADKKVHQTNDFTYRTIFSGWDVFRSQFPLQTIINPSLVNDEINSLLQMAELSGREYLPRWEMLNSYSGVMLGNPAVSVINDAYQKGIRNYDIEKAFQYSLNTVNNTGNGELGYSHKHISKTLEYAYSDWCLATMAESLGKKEIASEYFKRSKNYKSIWNDEVNWFRAKDSTGTWLEWEGKTVHGQGCIESNPYQQGWFVPHDIDGLKELMGGEEAFKNELISFFDDTPEDFLWNNYYNHPNEPVHHVPFMLNEAGVPYLTQKYTRTICSDAYGTDAFGLCGNEDVGQMSAWYVLASIGIHPINPGDNKYQITSPVFSEAEIKLDNNYYSGKTFKIIANNNSEENIYVQSIKLNGKTLDRYWITHGEITKGGVLELEMGAEPKK from the coding sequence ATGAAGAATGAAAAAATGAAAATAACCGCAGGTTTTAGCATGCTACTATCTTGTATCATGGTTGCCTGTTCTTCCACAAATGTTGAGAACAAGGTAGTTCAGGAGGATGAAGCGGCAGCGATAATCGGAAAGCAGGCGGTGGATTATATAGACCCTATTATAGGTGCGGTTACCTATGGCAAAAAGTCAGAGGATGCCCATGGTTTTGGTAAAACTTTTCCTGGTGCCGCTACACCATTTGGTCTGGTACAATTAAGTCCGGATACCTTTACGGGAGGGGATAACGGACCGGGTTATTCCTATGAACACCCCACTATGGAAGGGTTCAGCTTTACCCACATGAGCGGAATTGGCTGGTTTGGAGACTTAGGTAATTTTCTGGTTACCCCAGCGGTAGGTGCTTTACAGACCAACCGTGGTGTACCCGAGAAACCGGAAAGTGGTTACCGTTCACGTTATTCCCATGATACCGAAGTTACAGAAGCCGGATATTATGCGGTAACTATGGAGGATTACAAGGTGCGAACAGAACTAACGGCAGCGCCAAGAGCTGGAATTATTAGGTTTACGTATCCTGAAAGCGATAGTTCCCGTGTACAGATTGACTTATCGCGTAGAGTTGGTGGAACATCAACCGAGCAATACATTAAAATTGTAAATGAAAACACGATTGAAGGTTGGATGAAATGTCCACCAGAAGGTGGCGGTTGGGGAGCTGGAGCCGGAAATGCCGATTATGTAGTATATTTTTACTGTCAGTTTAGCAAGCCTTTAAAAGATTATGGTATTTGGAGTGCAGATTTACCTGATGTAAAACGAAAAATGCGTTGGATAAGAAAGGACAATTACCAAAATGCGGTAAAAAATGCTAAGATTTATACCGATAAAACCGAATTACAAGGCAAGCATCTAGGTTTTTATACAAACTTTAATACGAAAGAGGATGAGGAAGTTTTAGTAAAAAGTGGTATTTCCTTTGTGAGCATAGCTGGTGCCAAAGAAAACTTAGAGCATGATATTAACCACTGGGATTTTGATAAAACCAGACAAGAAGCTAGAGATCTTTGGAGTGATGCTATTTCAAATATTTCAGTTGAAGGCGGTACAAATGCCGAAAAAACTATTTTTTACACTTCGTTATATCATACGTTAATAGATCCGCGAGCTTTTTCAGATGTAAACGGAAATTATATTGGTGCCGATAAAAAAGTACACCAGACCAACGATTTTACATATCGAACCATTTTTAGTGGTTGGGATGTGTTTCGTTCACAGTTTCCGCTTCAAACTATAATTAACCCAAGTTTGGTGAATGATGAAATCAATTCATTATTACAAATGGCAGAATTAAGCGGTCGCGAATATCTACCACGTTGGGAAATGCTAAACTCGTATTCAGGTGTTATGTTAGGTAACCCTGCGGTTTCAGTAATTAATGATGCGTACCAAAAAGGCATCCGTAATTACGATATTGAGAAAGCATTTCAATATTCATTAAATACAGTTAATAATACAGGCAATGGTGAGTTAGGATATTCACATAAGCATATTTCAAAAACCTTAGAATATGCCTATTCCGATTGGTGTTTGGCGACAATGGCTGAGTCTTTAGGAAAAAAAGAAATAGCCAGTGAATATTTTAAACGCAGTAAAAACTATAAAAGCATCTGGAACGATGAGGTTAATTGGTTTAGAGCAAAAGATAGTACAGGTACTTGGTTAGAATGGGAAGGAAAAACTGTACATGGTCAAGGTTGTATTGAAAGTAATCCGTACCAACAAGGGTGGTTTGTGCCACATGATATTGATGGTTTAAAAGAGCTAATGGGCGGTGAAGAAGCTTTTAAAAATGAATTGATTTCTTTCTTTGATGATACACCGGAAGATTTTCTTTGGAACAATTATTACAATCACCCTAACGAACCGGTTCATCATGTGCCATTTATGTTAAACGAAGCCGGAGTGCCTTATTTAACTCAAAAATACACACGTACTATTTGTAGTGATGCCTATGGAACCGATGCCTTCGGTTTATGCGGAAATGAAGACGTAGGGCAGATGTCTGCTTGGTATGTTTTAGCATCCATAGGAATTCACCCTATAAATCCCGGTGATAATAAATATCAAATAACAAGTCCGGTGTTTTCTGAAGCTGAAATAAAATTAGACAACAATTACTATTCAGGAAAAACCTTCAAAATTATAGCAAACAATAATTCAGAAGAGAATATCTATGTCCAATCTATTAAACTAAATGGAAAAACATTAGATAGGTATTGGATTACGCATGGGGAAATAACTAAAGGCGGTGTTTTAGAACTAGAAATGGGAGCAGAACCAAAAAAGTAA